One window of the Trifolium pratense cultivar HEN17-A07 linkage group LG2, ARS_RC_1.1, whole genome shotgun sequence genome contains the following:
- the LOC123906931 gene encoding UPF0057 membrane protein At4g30660-like, producing the protein MPSRCEICCEILIAVLLPPLGVCLRHGCCTVEFIICLLLTILGYIPGIIYALYAIIFIDRDQYFDEYRRPLYAQSQY; encoded by the exons ATGCCTTCACGTTGTGAAATTTGCTGTGAGATTCTCATCGCTGTCTTGCTCCCTCCATTAGGTGTTTGTCTCCGCCATGGTTGCTGCACT GTTGAATTCATCATTTGCTTGCTCCTTACAATACTAGGGTATATTCCTGGTATAATCTATGCTCTCTATGCAATTATCTTTATTGATCGTGATCAGTACTTTGATGAATATAGGCGTCCTTTGTATGCACAATCACAATACTAG
- the LOC123906933 gene encoding F-box protein SKIP1-like: MEENEAEWSELTRECLINILSRLTVEDQWHGAMLVCKSWFNAFNEPSLHSVFNLDPYFDSPSESPRWWTLQFESKIDSMLQSVVQWTHLFLTQIRIRHCSDRSLTLVAERCPNLEVLSIRSCPRVTDDSISKIAVGCPKLRELDISYCYEITHESLVLIGKNCTNLKVLKRNLMNWLDPSQHVGIVPAEYLNACPQDGDAEAAAIANSMPHLECLEIRFSKLTAKGLNLICQGCPNLEYLDLSGCANLTSRDIVNASSSLSSLKDIKKPNFYIPRSVYHTERYGHWNLYDERFQTDIFRI; encoded by the exons ATGGAAGAAAACGAGGCCGAGTGGAGCGAGTTAACTCGTGAGTGTCTCATCAACATCCTATCTCGACTCACCGTTGAAGATCAATGGCACGGTGCGATGCTTGTCTGCAAATCATGGTTCAACGCCTTCAACGAACCATCTCTTCACTCTGTATTCAATCTCGATCCCTACTTTGACTCGCCATCCGAGTCACCTCGCTGGTGGACCCTCCAATTCGAGTCTAAGATTGATTCCATGCTTCAATCTGTTGTTCAATGGACTCATCTCTTCCTCACCCAAATTCGCATTCGACACTGCTCTGATCGCTCTCTTACTCTCGTTGCAGAAAG ATGTCCAAATCTTGAGGTGTTGTCAATCAGAAGCTGCCCTCGTGTTACTGATGATTCTATCTCTAAGATTGCTGTTGGTTGTCCAAAATTAAGGGAATTGGACAT CAGCTATTGTTATGAGATAACTCACGAGTCATTGGTGCTGATTGGAAAAAATTGCACCAACCTTAAAGTTCTCAAGAGAAATCTCATGAATTGGCTTGATCCATCCCAACATGTAGGGATTGTTCCTGCCGAGTATCTAAATGCTTGTCCGCAAGATGGAGATGCTGAAGCTGCCGCTATTGCTAATTCTATGCCTCATCTAGAGTGTCTAGAGATTAGGTTCTCCAAGTTAACGGCTAAAGGCCTCAATTTGATATGTCAGGGGTGTCCTAACCTTGAGTACTTGGATTTGTCTGGCTGTGCTAACTTAACTAGTCGAGACATTGTAAATGCATCGTCCAGTTTGTCGAGCCTGAAAGACATAAAAAAGCCAAATTTCTACATTCCAAGGTCCGTCTATCACACTGAAAGGTATGGACATTGGAACCTATATGATGAGAGATTTCAAACAGATATTTTCCGAATCTGA